The Sus scrofa isolate TJ Tabasco breed Duroc unplaced genomic scaffold, Sscrofa11.1 Contig874, whole genome shotgun sequence genome has a window encoding:
- the LOC100516243 gene encoding olfactory receptor 5AN1-like: MTGGDNTTDNTDFVLLGFSDFPHIRPALFVVFLVIYILTLTWNLCLIVLIRMDSHLHTPMYFFLSNLSFIDICYVSSTAPKMLYDFFQAKPTITVVGCAIQYFVFSTMGLSESCLMTVMAYDRYAAICNPLLYSSIMSPSLCGRMVLGSYMAGLSASLSELCAMLQLHFCGPNVIHHFFCDMPLMLGLSCSDTFFVRVLTSIFTVIFGIINALVIMMSYVYIVISVMKITSAKGRSKAFNTCASHLTAVTLFYTSSIFVYLSSSSGGSSGLNRFASVFYTVVIPMLNPLIYSLRNKDIKDALKRLQKGKECC; the protein is encoded by the coding sequence ATGACTGGGGGAGACAATACTACAGATAACACCGATTTTGTCCTCTTGGGATTCTCAGATTTTCCCCACATCAGACCAGCCCTCTTTGTGGTGTTCCTggtgatatatattttgactctGACTTGGAATCTGTGTCTCATTGTCCTGATAAGGAtggattcccacctccacacacccatgtacttcttcctcagtaatCTGTCCTTTATAGACATCTGCTATGTGAGCTCTACAGCCCCCAAGATGCTCTATGACTTCTTCCAGGCAAAGCCAACTATCACCGTTGTGGGTTGTGCCATTCAATACTTTGTGTTTTCAACCATGGGACTGAGCGAGTCTTGTCTCATGACagtcatggcttatgaccgctatgctgccatttgtaacccactcctctattcatccatcatgtcaccctctctctgtggtcggatggtgctggggtcctatatggctggactttctgcttctctgtccGAATTGTGTGCGATGCTTCAGCTCCACTTCTGTGGGCCTAATGTCAtccaccacttcttctgtgacatgcCCTTGATGTTAGGTCTTTCCTGCTCTGACACGTTCTTTGTTCGAGTCTTGACTTCTATATTTACAGTGATCTTTGGGATAATAAATGCCCTGGTTATCATGATGTCCTATGTCTACATTGTCATCTCCGTCATGAAGATCACTTCCGCTAAAGGTCGGTCCAAAGCTTTCaacacctgtgcttctcacttgACAGCAGTTACCCTCTTCTACACCTCAAGTATCTTTGTCTATTTGAGTTCCAGCTCTGGCGGTTCCTCTGGCCTTAATAGATTTGCCTCAGTCTTCTACACTGTGGTGattcccatgctgaaccctttgatatacagtctgaggaacaaagacatcaaagatgcctTGAAGAGATTGCAAAAGGGGAAAGAGTGTTGCTGA
- the LOC110259124 gene encoding olfactory receptor 5AN1-like — MTTLTPESKYLESVLAQLFFPFTLPLMTHRRGSHEYKANGGDNTTTIIHFVLLGFSDFPHIRPALFVVFLVIYILTLTWNLCLIVLIRLDSHLHTPMYFFLSNLSFIDICYVSSTAPKMLYDFFQAKPTITVVGCAIQYFVCSTMGLSECCLMTVMAYDRYAAICNPLLYSSIMSPSLCGRMVLGSYMAGLSATLSQVCAVLQLHFCGPNVIHHFFCDMPLMLGLSCSDTFFVQVLTAIFTVFFGIINALVIMMSYVYIVISVMKITSAKGRSKAFNTCASHLTAVTLFYTSGIFVYLSSSSGGSSGLDRFAAVFYTVVIPMLNPLIYSLRNKDIKDALKRLKKRKECC; from the exons ATGACAACCCTGACTCCAGAGAGCAAGTACCTGGAGAGCGTTCTTGCCCAACTGTTTTTTCCGTTCACTCTGCCCTTGATGACACATAGAAGAGGCTCTCAT gAGTACAAAGCCAATGGGGGAGACAATACTACAACTATCATCCATTTTGTCCTCTTGGGATTCTCAGATTTTCCCCACATCAGACCAGCCCTCTTTGTGGTGTTTCTggtgatatatattttgactctGACGTGGAATCTGTGTCTCATTGTCTTGATAAGGCtggattcccacctccacacacccatgtacttcttcctcagtaatCTGTCCTTTATAGACATCTGCTATGTGAGCTCTACAGCCCCCAAGATGCTCTACGACTTCTTCCAGGCAAAGCCAACTATCACCGTTGTGGGTTGTGCCATTCAATACTTTGTGTGTTCAACCATGGGACTGAGCGAGTGTTGTCTCATGACagtcatggcttatgaccgctatgcTGCCATTTGTAACCCACTCCTCTACTCATCCATCATGTCACCCTCTCTCTGTGGTCGGATGGTGCTGGGGTCCTATATGGCTGGACTCTCTGCTACTCTGTCCCAAGTGTGTGCCGTGCTTCAGCTCCACTTCTGTGGGCCTAATGTCAtccaccacttcttctgtgacatgcCCTTGATGTTAGGTCTTTCCTGCTCTGACACGTTCTTTGTTCAAGTCTTGACTGCTATATTTACAGTCTTCTTTGGGATAATAAATGCCCTGGTTATCATGATGTCCTATGTCTACATTGTCATCTCCGTCATGAAGATCACTTCCGCAAAAGGCAGGTCCAAGGCTTTCaacacctgtgcttctcacttgACAGCAGTTACCCTCTTCTACACCTCAGGTATCTTTGTCTATTTAAGTTCTAGCTCTGGTGGGTCCTCTGGCCTTGACAGATTTGCCGCAGTGTTCTACACGGTGGTGattcccatgctgaaccctttgatatacagtctgaggaacaaagacatcaaagatgccttgaagagactgaaaaagaggaaagagtgttGCTGA